Proteins encoded together in one Nitrospira sp. window:
- a CDS encoding NADH-quinone oxidoreductase subunit C has protein sequence MIDARSAVEQIQAAFAGAVIEVTAIHGVPMLRLRKQALPTVAHFLHTSPSLRASLSLLWAVDHRPRETRFELCYLFTLAEHKDWLLLAVDLQGEEREFPSITPHLHAAKWYEREIRDLFGLIPVGHPDLRRLVRHEHWPKGAHPLTKDFPWDRVLGRVQGEYAFRTIHGEGVFEVPVGPIHAGIIEPGHFRFSVAGEPIMQLEVRHFWKHRGLEKLFEQQPLTEAVPLSERVSGDTSVGHSLAYCQAVETLLGIEPPPRARYLRTLFLELERLHNHIGDVGAICNDTAYALAHAHCGRMKEHLMQLNDRLTGSRFLRGVICVGGITVDLGGLHLAQVEVELNALEQEFSSLEKILFANASLTERLENTGILTEGIAWDHAVMGVVGRASGIDRDLRRDRPFAAYDVLQPKVALYRYGDVRARMRVRMDEIHESVRLIREVRRCIPSGTLIAEATRSPQAGEWALSAVEGWRGEILYVVMAGEAGRIHRCKVRDPSFVHWPAIQWAALGNIVPDFPLINKSFNLSYAGNDL, from the coding sequence ATGATCGACGCACGTTCGGCGGTCGAGCAGATACAGGCGGCATTCGCAGGGGCGGTCATCGAGGTCACGGCCATTCATGGCGTCCCGATGCTCAGACTGAGGAAGCAGGCGTTGCCGACGGTCGCACATTTTCTGCACACAAGTCCGAGTCTGCGAGCATCGTTGTCGTTGCTCTGGGCGGTCGACCATCGCCCGCGCGAGACGCGGTTCGAACTCTGCTATCTCTTCACGTTGGCTGAGCACAAGGACTGGCTGTTGCTTGCCGTGGATCTGCAGGGCGAGGAGCGGGAGTTCCCGTCGATCACGCCTCACCTGCATGCGGCCAAATGGTACGAACGGGAGATCCGTGATCTGTTTGGGTTGATCCCGGTCGGGCATCCGGATCTGCGGCGGCTCGTTCGCCATGAACATTGGCCAAAGGGCGCGCATCCGCTCACCAAAGACTTTCCGTGGGACCGCGTGCTTGGGCGTGTGCAGGGGGAATATGCCTTTCGGACAATCCATGGCGAAGGCGTCTTCGAGGTTCCTGTGGGGCCGATCCATGCGGGCATCATCGAGCCGGGTCATTTCCGATTTTCCGTAGCCGGCGAACCGATCATGCAACTCGAAGTGCGCCATTTCTGGAAACATCGCGGCCTGGAGAAGTTGTTCGAGCAGCAGCCGTTGACCGAAGCGGTCCCGTTGTCTGAACGGGTCTCCGGTGACACGAGCGTCGGTCATAGTCTGGCCTATTGCCAGGCTGTGGAGACCTTGCTGGGCATCGAACCGCCGCCGCGCGCCCGATATCTGCGCACGCTGTTTCTGGAACTGGAGCGCCTGCACAACCACATCGGGGATGTCGGCGCCATTTGTAACGACACGGCCTATGCGTTGGCCCATGCGCACTGTGGGCGGATGAAAGAGCACCTCATGCAGCTCAACGATCGCCTGACCGGGTCGCGGTTTCTGCGTGGCGTCATCTGCGTCGGCGGCATCACGGTGGATCTCGGCGGTCTGCACCTTGCGCAGGTGGAAGTGGAACTGAACGCCCTTGAACAGGAGTTTTCGAGTCTCGAAAAGATCCTGTTCGCCAATGCCTCCCTGACGGAACGGCTGGAGAATACGGGCATCCTCACCGAAGGCATCGCTTGGGACCACGCGGTGATGGGCGTGGTCGGCCGAGCGTCCGGTATCGATCGGGATCTTCGTCGCGACCGGCCGTTTGCCGCTTACGATGTCCTCCAGCCGAAGGTGGCGCTCTACCGCTACGGAGATGTGCGCGCCAGGATGCGGGTGCGTATGGATGAGATCCATGAATCCGTCCGTTTGATCCGTGAGGTTCGCCGGTGCATTCCGTCCGGCACGTTGATTGCGGAAGCGACGCGCTCACCACAGGCGGGTGAGTGGGCGCTGTCAGCGGTCGAGGGGTGGCGAGGCGAAATCCTGTATGTCGTCATGGCCGGCGAGGCAGGGCGGATTCACCGGTGTAAAGTGCGAGATCCGTCCTTCGTGCATTGGCCGGCGATCCAGTGGGCCGCGCTTGGCAATATCGTGCCGGATTTTCCGTTGATCAATAAAAGTTTTAATTTGTCCTATGCAGGAAATGATCTGTGA
- the nuoB gene encoding NADH-quinone oxidoreductase subunit NuoB codes for MFRIIKKSLKTGVVTGDHPAAAGPPEPVSPEAIEKAAPFRRSLTIREVDTGSCNACEMEMNALANPVYDVERFGVHIVASPRHADALVVTGPVTVNMERALKDVYKATADPKIVIALGDCAVNCGKFKGSYAVTGPVDRHIPVDVRISGCPPRPAEILAVLKQLRQPSADSDT; via the coding sequence ATGTTTCGGATCATCAAGAAAAGCCTGAAGACCGGCGTGGTCACGGGCGATCACCCTGCCGCGGCGGGGCCGCCTGAGCCGGTCAGTCCCGAAGCCATTGAGAAGGCCGCACCATTCCGTCGCTCCCTGACGATCCGTGAGGTCGATACGGGCTCGTGCAATGCCTGTGAGATGGAAATGAATGCTCTGGCCAATCCGGTTTACGACGTGGAGCGGTTCGGGGTGCATATTGTCGCATCTCCTCGTCATGCCGATGCGCTGGTCGTAACCGGTCCCGTGACTGTGAACATGGAGCGAGCCTTGAAAGACGTGTACAAGGCCACGGCGGATCCCAAGATCGTCATTGCATTGGGAGACTGTGCCGTCAATTGCGGGAAGTTCAAAGGCAGTTATGCGGTGACGGGGCCGGTCGACCGCCATATTCCCGTTGATGTGCGTATTTCAGGCTGTCCTCCACGTCCGGCGGAGATTTTGGCCGTGTTGAAACAGCTCCGGCAGCCGTCTGCCGATTCGGACACGTAA
- a CDS encoding NADH-quinone oxidoreductase subunit H, giving the protein MQALLHIAVVLMQLALLLALSPFVVGLIRKVKARLQCRRGASLFQPYADLAKLFQKQPVISSATSWIFTAAPYIVFASTVAAGLLVPVFVSHTPLNFAGNIIALVYMLALGTFFLILAGLDAGSAFGGMGSSREAIVATLAEPAMMLSILAIALTAGSTNLSTIVHQSALMEGALAPPAHLMALAALFIVTLAETGRVPVDNPATHLELTMIHEAMLLEYSGRYLALMEWAAGIKLVVFLTLIVNVFAPWGIATSLSPAAITVGLLVYLVKVSALAVVIGVIESMFAKLRLFRVPEMLGAAFILALLALVFFYTLKG; this is encoded by the coding sequence ATGCAGGCACTTCTTCACATCGCTGTGGTGCTCATGCAACTTGCCTTGTTGCTGGCGTTGTCCCCGTTCGTCGTCGGCCTGATCCGAAAGGTGAAGGCGCGTCTCCAATGTCGCCGCGGCGCGAGTCTCTTCCAGCCCTATGCCGACCTGGCCAAATTGTTTCAAAAGCAGCCGGTGATCTCTTCGGCGACCTCCTGGATTTTTACCGCGGCGCCGTACATCGTGTTTGCCTCGACGGTGGCGGCAGGGCTGTTGGTCCCGGTCTTTGTCTCACACACCCCCTTGAACTTTGCCGGCAACATCATCGCGCTCGTGTATATGTTGGCGCTGGGCACCTTCTTTCTGATTTTGGCCGGGCTCGATGCCGGATCGGCGTTCGGTGGCATGGGCAGCAGTCGTGAAGCGATTGTCGCCACGCTGGCTGAGCCGGCCATGATGTTGTCTATTCTCGCTATTGCGTTGACCGCCGGCTCGACGAATTTGAGCACGATTGTTCATCAGTCCGCATTGATGGAAGGCGCACTCGCTCCGCCCGCGCATTTGATGGCGCTGGCCGCCTTGTTCATCGTGACACTGGCGGAGACCGGTCGCGTTCCCGTGGATAATCCCGCGACGCACCTAGAGCTCACGATGATCCATGAGGCCATGCTGCTCGAATATTCCGGCCGCTACCTGGCCTTGATGGAGTGGGCAGCGGGTATCAAGCTGGTGGTCTTTCTGACGCTGATCGTAAATGTGTTTGCGCCGTGGGGGATTGCGACGAGTCTGTCGCCAGCGGCCATCACGGTCGGCCTCCTGGTGTATCTGGTGAAGGTCTCCGCGCTGGCCGTGGTAATCGGGGTCATCGAATCGATGTTTGCGAAGCTTCGGCTGTTTCGTGTGCCGGAAATGTTGGGAGCGGCGTTCATTCTGGCGCTGCTGGCACTGGTGTTCTTTTACACGTTGAAAGGATAA
- a CDS encoding DUF1566 domain-containing protein: MRHTGALMRVCRYPMMVSILLLVGSSSGAVLAEEGASRFVLQFEGDVVKDQKTGLVWEREPDYVFDVWDRSVARCATKTVGGRKGWRAPSIEEIQTLVDPDQQDPSLPPGHPFRNIRSGIYWTATAHPKDDIVAWQQSFFSGQAVTDQKSGTRRLWCVLGEAPQ, encoded by the coding sequence ATGAGGCACACTGGCGCCCTGATGCGTGTCTGTCGCTATCCCATGATGGTGTCGATCCTGCTGCTGGTCGGCTCTTCGTCCGGTGCCGTGCTGGCGGAAGAGGGGGCGTCACGGTTCGTCTTGCAGTTCGAGGGCGACGTGGTGAAAGACCAGAAGACCGGTTTGGTCTGGGAGCGTGAACCGGATTACGTCTTCGATGTCTGGGATCGCTCCGTCGCACGATGCGCAACGAAAACCGTTGGCGGGCGCAAAGGCTGGCGAGCGCCGAGCATCGAGGAAATCCAGACGCTGGTCGATCCTGATCAGCAGGATCCTTCCCTTCCCCCGGGGCATCCGTTTCGGAATATCCGCTCCGGTATCTACTGGACCGCCACAGCCCATCCCAAAGACGACATCGTCGCCTGGCAACAGAGTTTCTTTTCCGGCCAGGCCGTCACTGACCAGAAGTCCGGCACCAGGCGCTTGTGGTGCGTGCTGGGCGAGGCGCCGCAATAG
- the hyfB gene encoding hydrogenase 4 subunit B gives MMTALLTVLLACYLLGGLLPLCTTVPHRQNLLAHGFAAAASVMGIALGLAGLLATAPLSLSLSSNIPHLTCALRLDPLAAFFVLTISLVALPASIYAFGYMEEFSGRISVGVLGSLLNGFLLSMTLVVLADNGFFFLILWEIMSLLSYLLVVTEHEKPGVREAGLFYLIMTHVGTAFIMLTFLIFAREAASFSFEAFRHPARAIPDGVRSMAFFAALIGFGAKAGIVPLHVWLPYAHPAAPSHISGVMSGVMIKTAIYGLIRVYFDFMGGEFPWWWGVTILIAGTVSALLGVMYALMEHDLKGLLAFHSVENIGIILLGIGAGMIFHTYGLQELAALGLLAGLYHTINHATFKALLFFGAGALQFSTHTRNIEEYGGLLRRMPWTGACFLIGAVSIAALPPTNGFVSEWLVFQSLFLSVQLPPLLLKLMLPIAAAMLALTGALALACFAKAFGLSFLAQPRSPQARRAKEVPWSMRAGMGFLAGACVVLGLAPMLVIPLLDRVTALLTGVSISVQVLALDGWVVAPVTVEFSSISTPVLAVLLVGAGGLGVLIARLCGKGLRARYYKTWGCGLNLTPRMEYSAMGFAQPIKQVFETIYQPAVKLEREFLEQSKYFIKHQRFESHIHPMFETYLYEPVVRRLLALADRLRVIQAGSLHVYLSYIFLTLVLLLLWAG, from the coding sequence GTGATGACCGCCCTCTTGACCGTTCTTCTCGCCTGTTACCTCCTGGGGGGGCTGCTGCCCCTCTGCACCACCGTTCCGCATCGTCAGAATCTTCTCGCTCATGGCTTCGCGGCCGCTGCGAGCGTGATGGGCATTGCTCTGGGCCTGGCCGGACTCTTGGCCACGGCCCCTCTGTCCTTGTCGCTCTCCTCCAACATTCCACATCTGACCTGTGCGTTGCGTCTCGATCCGCTCGCGGCCTTCTTCGTCCTCACGATTTCACTGGTGGCACTTCCCGCGTCGATCTATGCCTTCGGCTACATGGAAGAGTTCTCCGGCCGGATCTCGGTGGGAGTGTTGGGCTCCCTCCTCAACGGCTTCTTGCTGTCCATGACGTTGGTGGTCCTGGCCGACAACGGGTTCTTCTTCCTGATTCTCTGGGAAATCATGTCCCTGTTGTCCTACCTCTTGGTGGTCACCGAGCATGAGAAGCCTGGCGTCCGCGAGGCCGGGCTGTTCTATTTGATCATGACGCACGTCGGCACCGCCTTCATCATGCTGACCTTTTTAATCTTTGCGCGAGAAGCTGCGTCCTTCTCGTTCGAGGCGTTTCGCCACCCGGCCCGGGCGATTCCGGACGGAGTACGATCGATGGCCTTCTTCGCAGCCTTGATCGGATTCGGCGCGAAGGCCGGTATTGTGCCGCTGCATGTCTGGCTGCCCTACGCGCATCCCGCTGCACCCTCTCACATCTCGGGGGTGATGTCCGGCGTCATGATCAAAACTGCCATCTATGGGTTGATCCGGGTCTACTTCGATTTCATGGGAGGAGAATTCCCCTGGTGGTGGGGCGTGACGATTCTGATCGCCGGCACGGTGTCGGCGCTGTTGGGCGTCATGTATGCGTTGATGGAGCATGACCTGAAGGGCTTGCTGGCGTTTCACAGCGTGGAAAACATCGGCATCATTCTGTTGGGGATCGGTGCCGGCATGATCTTCCACACCTATGGATTGCAGGAACTGGCGGCGCTCGGGTTGCTGGCCGGTCTGTACCACACGATCAATCACGCGACGTTCAAAGCATTGCTGTTCTTCGGCGCCGGAGCGCTGCAGTTCTCCACGCACACCAGAAACATCGAGGAGTACGGAGGCTTGCTTCGACGCATGCCCTGGACGGGTGCTTGTTTCCTGATCGGGGCTGTGTCCATTGCTGCGCTGCCGCCCACGAACGGATTCGTCAGTGAATGGCTGGTGTTTCAGAGCCTCTTCCTCAGCGTTCAACTGCCGCCCCTGCTCCTGAAACTCATGTTGCCGATTGCCGCCGCAATGCTGGCCCTGACCGGCGCGCTGGCGCTGGCGTGTTTTGCGAAAGCCTTCGGATTGTCATTCCTGGCGCAGCCACGAAGTCCCCAGGCCCGACGAGCGAAGGAGGTCCCCTGGTCGATGCGAGCGGGCATGGGTTTTCTGGCGGGGGCCTGCGTCGTGCTGGGATTGGCGCCCATGCTGGTCATCCCCCTGTTGGATCGCGTGACCGCGCTGCTGACGGGGGTGTCCATCAGCGTGCAGGTGCTGGCACTGGACGGTTGGGTCGTGGCACCCGTGACGGTGGAATTTTCCAGCATCTCAACGCCGGTGCTCGCCGTGCTGCTGGTGGGGGCCGGCGGGTTGGGGGTGCTGATTGCCCGTCTATGCGGAAAGGGCCTGCGTGCACGGTACTACAAGACCTGGGGCTGCGGGCTGAACCTGACGCCGCGCATGGAATATAGCGCGATGGGATTCGCGCAACCCATCAAGCAGGTGTTCGAAACCATCTATCAGCCGGCGGTGAAGCTCGAACGAGAGTTTCTGGAACAGTCGAAGTACTTCATCAAGCACCAGCGGTTCGAGTCGCATATTCACCCAATGTTTGAAACCTATCTCTATGAGCCGGTCGTCCGACGGCTGCTCGCGTTGGCCGACCGTCTCCGTGTGATTCAAGCCGGCAGCCTTCATGTCTATCTCAGCTATATTTTCCTGACCCTGGTCCTGTTGCTGTTGTGGGCCGGATAG
- a CDS encoding hydrogenase, whose protein sequence is MSASTHVGSQLVDLCSVLLLLCCFAIVAQRRLSACVDLFALQSAFLAATAALVAFLTGHTHIYVAAALTIVIKVIVLPRILRKVIERLNVSRELGMHINIPAGLLLCGALVILAFFITQPIIPLGYLLTRDSLAIALAIILIGFFTMIARQKAITQMVGFLVMENGVFLGATAAAYGMPLIVELGIFFDVLVAGLIVGIYTHRLQDTFDSVDTSTLTVLKE, encoded by the coding sequence GTGTCGGCTTCGACTCATGTCGGCTCGCAACTCGTCGATCTCTGCTCCGTCCTGCTGCTGCTCTGCTGTTTTGCCATCGTCGCGCAGCGTCGACTGTCCGCTTGTGTGGATCTCTTTGCGTTGCAATCCGCCTTCCTGGCGGCGACTGCGGCGCTCGTGGCGTTCCTCACCGGGCACACGCACATTTATGTCGCCGCGGCCCTGACCATCGTCATCAAAGTGATCGTGTTGCCACGTATTCTCCGGAAGGTCATCGAGCGGCTCAATGTTTCTCGCGAGTTGGGGATGCACATCAACATTCCCGCGGGCCTGCTGCTCTGCGGGGCATTGGTGATCCTCGCTTTCTTTATCACTCAACCGATCATTCCGCTCGGGTATCTGCTGACGCGCGATTCGCTGGCCATTGCCCTGGCGATCATTCTGATCGGGTTCTTCACCATGATTGCCCGCCAGAAGGCGATTACGCAGATGGTCGGCTTCTTGGTCATGGAGAACGGGGTGTTTTTGGGGGCGACCGCGGCCGCCTACGGCATGCCGTTGATCGTGGAATTGGGGATCTTTTTTGACGTGTTGGTGGCCGGCCTGATCGTCGGGATTTACACCCACCGGTTGCAGGACACGTTTGATAGCGTCGACACGAGCACGCTTACGGTGCTGAAGGAATGA
- a CDS encoding hydrogenase 4 subunit F, translating to MWPVIVLLAGPVVAGLFSLVVQRARILHLVNLFTMLALAVAETVLTRQVLAEGSVTTLGAVVYVDALSDFILVIITAVGLSCSLYMWSYMDDQVARGVIAPKRLGLFFFLFHMFLFAMVAVTMANSLGVQWVALEGTTLATTFLIAFFRRRESLEAGWKYLILCSVGIALALFGVVLTYYSSVRVLGDASSALNMTALIGVANQLDPHVLKLAFIFILVGYGTKVGLVPMHTWLPDAYSEAPAPIAAMLAGVLETVAVYTVLRSKALVDQALPPTYTGNLLLTFGLLSFVVASLFILIQHNYKRLFAYSSIEHMGLAMIGFGVGGPLGTFAGLFHLLNHAVAKALAFFVAGNVHRRFETLEINEVRGVAQVQPITAVAMLVAGCALVGLPPFSPFVSELLVVSAVAAQDFASDTMEVGRFVTMTISDEMRSLGIVALLLFFAVVLFGGFMFRIGTMVWGAAPDGIARGEVWTVGHVPLMIMIVALLGFGFVLPEPIHTLLTRAVNVIVVR from the coding sequence ATGTGGCCGGTAATCGTGTTGCTGGCCGGGCCGGTGGTGGCCGGCCTGTTCAGTCTGGTGGTCCAGCGTGCCCGGATTCTGCACCTGGTGAATTTGTTCACCATGCTGGCGTTGGCCGTCGCCGAGACGGTGTTGACGCGGCAGGTGCTGGCGGAAGGGTCGGTCACGACCTTGGGCGCCGTCGTCTACGTGGATGCGCTCTCGGATTTTATTCTGGTCATCATTACCGCCGTCGGCCTGTCCTGCTCGCTCTACATGTGGTCGTACATGGATGACCAGGTTGCCCGGGGCGTCATCGCGCCGAAACGGCTCGGCCTCTTCTTTTTCCTCTTTCACATGTTCCTATTCGCGATGGTGGCGGTCACGATGGCGAACAGCCTGGGCGTGCAGTGGGTTGCGCTGGAGGGGACCACGTTGGCGACGACCTTCTTGATCGCCTTTTTCCGCAGGCGGGAATCCCTCGAAGCCGGTTGGAAATATCTGATTCTCTGTTCGGTGGGCATCGCCCTCGCGCTCTTCGGCGTGGTGCTCACCTACTACTCCTCTGTGCGGGTTCTTGGCGATGCGAGCTCGGCGCTCAATATGACTGCGCTGATCGGCGTGGCCAACCAATTGGATCCCCATGTGCTCAAGCTGGCGTTTATTTTCATTCTCGTCGGTTATGGCACGAAAGTGGGCCTGGTTCCCATGCATACCTGGTTGCCTGATGCGTATAGCGAAGCGCCGGCACCGATCGCGGCGATGTTGGCCGGAGTGTTGGAAACGGTGGCCGTGTATACGGTGTTGCGTAGCAAGGCGTTGGTCGACCAGGCGCTACCCCCGACATACACCGGGAACCTGCTCCTCACCTTCGGGTTGCTGTCGTTCGTCGTGGCCTCGCTGTTTATTCTCATCCAACATAATTACAAGCGACTCTTCGCTTATTCGAGTATCGAGCACATGGGATTGGCCATGATCGGCTTCGGGGTCGGCGGGCCGTTGGGGACGTTCGCCGGTCTCTTTCACCTGCTCAATCATGCGGTGGCCAAGGCGCTGGCGTTTTTTGTCGCGGGCAATGTCCATCGCCGGTTCGAGACGCTGGAGATCAATGAGGTGCGTGGGGTCGCGCAGGTGCAGCCGATTACCGCCGTGGCGATGCTCGTGGCCGGCTGTGCCCTGGTCGGCTTACCCCCCTTTTCCCCCTTTGTCAGCGAGTTACTCGTCGTGTCGGCCGTGGCGGCGCAGGATTTTGCGTCGGATACGATGGAGGTGGGGCGGTTTGTGACCATGACGATCTCCGACGAGATGCGAAGCCTCGGCATCGTGGCCTTGCTGTTGTTCTTTGCCGTCGTGTTGTTCGGTGGGTTTATGTTTCGTATCGGGACCATGGTCTGGGGTGCCGCGCCTGACGGGATCGCGAGGGGAGAGGTCTGGACGGTCGGCCACGTGCCCCTCATGATTATGATCGTGGCTTTGCTGGGGTTCGGGTTCGTCCTTCCAGAGCCGATTCACACATTGCTGACCAGGGCGGTCAACGTGATTGTGGTGAGGTAA